One stretch of Caloenas nicobarica isolate bCalNic1 chromosome 26, bCalNic1.hap1, whole genome shotgun sequence DNA includes these proteins:
- the ANKK1 gene encoding ankyrin repeat and protein kinase domain-containing protein 1 — protein sequence MTLEKDRQPGSLTVFNKEDFEEDWIKVASGGFGHVYQVKHKKWRTVYAVKCSPYLLQDSSIERTSMNCLMEEATKMEKIKFQHIVTIYGVCNNPLGIVMEYMARGSLEKILPTHKMSWQLKFRVIHEMGLAMNFLHSMTPPLLHLDLKPGNILLDGNMHVKISDFGLSKWMEQSSRMQYIESSALRGTLSYIPPEMFLQNSKPPGIKYDVYSFGIVIWEVLMQKKPYAGANMMAIIVKVAAGKRPCLEPISDDWPGECQQMVDLMKRCWDQDPRLRPSFTDIPVETDMLLSLIQSLVVDPENERLVRKMSHKPAISGNQQSDKEEFTFPQHTRSGETDNQEVRIPPSYSEAENAEDILPEEMCRVHENGLTLLHLMVIQGNVEKVKFLLSCKANVNSQVVCGYTPLIMAVQKRSPEICSLLIERDADVNMPDDDGWTPLHFAAQNGDDRIVRLLLDHQARVNAQEHDGWTPLHLASQNNFENVARVLLSRQADSNTQELDGKTALHVAACFGHVSLVKLLASQGADLEKKQKNHRTPLHVAVERGKFRVVHYLLKKGTSVNSLDQNHYSALHLAVVRGKYLICEKLIKYGANVELRTDKGWTPLHLASFKGHIEIIHLLKGSHAKLNAKGSMDWTPLHLATRYSDEPVVCELLRCGADPNIAEKSHWTPLHFAVQRGSFMTVINLLECKADVNAKNKVGWTPLHLAVLKGNMAIIKTLIKAGALLDVEDITGCTALQLAIRHQRENIITLLEGKDSLMSKSGTKTLVNDAKISRPRFVPGRTDL from the exons ATGACTTTGGAGAAAGACAGGCAACCGGGCAGCTTAACTGTCTTTAATAAGGAGGATTTTGAAGAAGACTGGATTAAAGTGGCCAGCGGGGGCTTTGGGCACGTGTACCAAGTCAAGCACAAGAAGTGGCGAACAGTTTATGCGGTGAAATGCTCTCCGTACCTGCTGCAGGACTCCAGCATAGAGAG gACCAGTATGAATTGTCTCATGGAAGAGGCAACCAAGATGGAGAAAATCAAATTCCAGCACATTGTCACTATCTATGGGGTCTGCAACAACCCTTTGGGGATAGTGATGGAATATATGGCAAGAGGGTCCTTGGAGAAAATTCTTCCCACTCACAAAATGTCCTGGCAGCTCAAATTCCGGGTTATCCATGAGATGGGCTTGGCTATGAATTTCCTGCATAGCATGACACCTCCTCTGCTGCACTTGGATCTAAAACCAGGGAACATTCTCCTAGATGGGAATATGCATGTCAAG aTCTCAGACTTTGGGCTGTCAAAATGGATGGAACAGTCGAGCCGAATGCAATATATTGAAAGCTCTGCTTTGAGAGGCACTTTGAGCTACATCCCCCCAGAAATGTTTCTGCAGAACAGCAAACCCCCGGGAATCAAATATGATGTGTACAG CTTTGGAATTGTCATTTGGGAGGTACTTATGCAGAAGAAACCTTATGCAG GAGCCAACATGATGGCCATAATAGTCAAGGTTGCAGCTGGAAAGAGGCCCTGCCTGGAACCCATCAGCGATGACTGGCCAGGGGAATGCCAGCAGATGGTTGACTTGATGAAGAGGTGTTGGGACCAAGACCCTCGGCTAAGGCCAAGCTTTACAG ATATCCCCGTAGAAACAGACATGCTGCTGTCACTGATCCAAAGCCTTGTAGTAGATCCAGAGAACGAGCGCCTTGTTAGGAAGATGTCCCACAAGCCTGCCATCTCTGGGAACCAGCAG AGTGATAAAGAAGAGTTCACCTTCCCCCAGCACACCAGAAGCGGTG AAACTGATAATCAGGAGGTTCGTATCCCACCTTCTTACAGTGAGGCTGAAAACGCAGAGGACATTCTGCCCGAGGAAATGTGCAGAGTCCATGAGAATGGTCTCACGTTGCTTCACCTCATGGTGATCCAGGGAAACGTGGAAAAGGTGAAGTTTCTCCTGAGCTGCAAAGCCAATGTGAACAGCCAGGTGGTCTGTGGCTACACCCCTCTCATCATGGCTGTTCAGAAGAGGTCGCCAGAGATCTGCTCACTTCTGATAGAGCGCGATGCAGACGTCAATATGCCTGATGATGATGGTTGGACGCCTCTTCACTTCGCCGCTCAGAATGGGGACGACAGAATTGTACGCCTCTTGCTGGACCACCAGGCGCGGGTAAACGCTCAAGAGCATGACGGGTGGACCCCTCTGCACTTGGCGTCACAGAACAACTTCGAGAACGTGGCCCGAGTGCTGCTGTCTCGCCAGGCTGACTCCAACACCCAGGAGCTGGACGGGAAAACTGCCCTCCATGTGGCAGCTTGCTTCGGACACGTCAGCTTGGTGAAGCTGCTTGCCAGTCAAGGGGCGGAcctggagaaaaagcagaagaaccACAGAACCCCACTTCATGTTGCTGTGGAGAGGGGGAAGTTCAGGGTAGTCCACTATTTGCTGAAGAAGGGGACGTCCGTCAACAGCCTGGACCAAAATCATTACAGCGCCCTGCACCTGGCTGTGGTGAGGGGGAAGTATCTCATCTGTGAGAAGCTCATCAAATACGGAGCCAATGTGGAGCTGAGGACAGACAAAGGTTGGACTCCCCTGCACCTGGCCTCTTTCAAAGGACACATTGAAATCATCCACCTGCTGAAAGGCAGCCACGCCAAGCTGAACGCCAAAGGAAGCATGGACTGGACGCCGCTCCACTTGGCTACTCGCTACAGCGACGAGCCGGTGGTCTGCGAGCTGTTGAGATGTGGGGCAGATCCCAACATCGCCGAGAAGTCGCACTGGACCCCGCTCCATTTTGCAGTCCAGCGGGGCTCCTTTATGACTGTCATCAATCTCCTGGAGTGCAAGGCAGATGTCAATGCCAAGAACAAAGTGGGTTGGACGCCCTTGCACCTTGCTGTCCTCAAGGGCAATATGGCCATCATAAAGACGTTGATTAAGGCTGGTGCTCTGCTTGACGTGGAAGACATCACAGGCTGTACAGCCCTCCAATTGGCAATTAGGcatcagagagaaaacatcATTACGCTGCTTGAAGGCAAGGACTCGTTGATGAGCAAATCGGGGACTAAGACTCTGGTGAATGATGCTAAGATTTCAAGACCCAGATTTGTTCCAGGAAGAACAGATTTGTAG